The following proteins are encoded in a genomic region of Arvicanthis niloticus isolate mArvNil1 chromosome 21, mArvNil1.pat.X, whole genome shotgun sequence:
- the LOC117693821 gene encoding phospholipid scramblase 1, with amino-acid sequence MEKHGKQTEAPQPGTYLPAGYAPPYPPAAFQGPPEHAAYPIPQAGYQGQQGPYPGPQPGYPVPPGSYAGGGPSGFPVQNQPAYNHAGGPEGTPWMPAPPPPPLNCPPGLEYLTQIDQILVHQQIELLEVLTGFETNNKYEIKNSLGQRVYFAVEDTDCCTRNCCGASRPFTLRILDNLGREVMTLERPLRCSSCCFPCCLQEIEIQAPPGVPVGYVTQTWHPCLPKFTLQNEKKEDVLKVVGPCVVCSCCSDIDFELKSLDEESVVGKISKQWSGFVREAFTDADNFGIQFPLDLDVKMKAVMLGACFLIDFMFFERTGNEEQRSGVW; translated from the exons ATGGAAAAGCATG GCAAGCAAACTGAAGCTCCTCAACCAGGAACATATTTACCAGCTGGGTATGCTCCTCCGTATCCACCAGCAGCTTTCCAAG GACCCCCAGAACATGCTGCTTACCCCATACCACAGGCTGGCTACCAAGGACAGCAGGGTCCCTATCCAGGGCCCCAACCTGGCTACCCAGTCCCACCGGGAAGTTATGCAGGTGGTGGCCCAAGTGGTTTTCCTGTCCAAAATCAGCCAGCATACAATCATGCAGGGGGGCCTGAAGGGACCCCATGGATGCCagcaccacctcctcctccactgaACTGTCCACCAGGGCTGGAATACCTAACTCAG ATTGATCAGATTCTGGTTCATCAGCAAATTGAACTTCTGGAAG TCTTAACAGGCtttgaaacaaataacaaatatgaAATCAAGAACAGCCTCGGGCAGAGAGTTTACTTTGCGGTGGAAGATACGGACTGCTGTACTCGAAACTGCTGTGGAGCGTCTAGACCTTTTACCTTGAGGATCCTGGATAATCTGGGCCGAGAAGTCATGACTCTGGAGAGACCCCTGAGATGCAGTAGCTGCTGCTTCCCCTGCTGCCTCCAGGAG ATAGAAATCCAAGCTCCTCCTGGGGTGCCAGTAGGTTATGTGACTCAGACCTGGCACCCATGTCTTCCAAAGTTCACTCTCCAAAATGAGAAGAAGGAAGATGTTCTAAAAGTTGTCGGTCCATGTGTTGTGTGTAGCTGCTGTTCAGACATTGACTTTGAG CTCAAATCTCTAGATGAAGAATCGGTGGTTGGCAAGATCTCCAAGCAGTGGTCTGGTTTTGTGAGAGAGGCCTTCACAGATGCAGACAACTTCGGGATCCAGTTCCCACTAGACCTGGATGTGAAGATGAAAGCCGTGATGCTTGGAGCTTGTTTCCTCATA gaTTTCATGTTTTTTGAAAGAACCGGAAATGAGGAACAAAGATCAGGAGTATGGTAG